In one Spirosoma rigui genomic region, the following are encoded:
- the def gene encoding peptide deformylase, producing MILPIIAYGDPVLRKRAKEIEPGTIDVKTLSENMFETMYAASGVGLAAPQIGQSIRMFVVDGEPLNEDEADEDIDQELVGFKKVFINPEIIEEAGEDWGFEEGCLSIPGIRGEVMRPEIVVVRYFDVDWVEHEEEYEGMAARIIQHEYDHLDGKLFTDYLPTLRRQLIKKKLADITKGKTDAEYRMKFPK from the coding sequence ATGATTCTCCCAATTATTGCCTACGGCGACCCGGTCCTTCGCAAACGGGCCAAAGAAATTGAACCTGGTACCATCGACGTGAAAACGTTGAGTGAAAACATGTTTGAGACGATGTATGCCGCATCGGGCGTGGGCCTGGCCGCTCCGCAGATCGGTCAGAGCATCCGGATGTTCGTCGTTGACGGGGAGCCCCTCAACGAAGATGAAGCCGATGAGGACATCGATCAGGAACTGGTCGGATTCAAAAAAGTATTTATCAATCCCGAGATCATTGAAGAAGCGGGGGAGGACTGGGGCTTTGAAGAAGGCTGCCTGAGCATTCCCGGTATCCGGGGTGAGGTGATGCGGCCCGAGATCGTTGTTGTCCGGTATTTTGATGTCGACTGGGTCGAGCACGAAGAAGAGTACGAAGGAATGGCCGCCCGGATCATTCAGCATGAATACGATCATCTGGATGGCAAACTCTTCACCGATTACCTGCCCACCCTGCGTCGCCAACTGATAAAAAAGAAGCTGGCTGACATTACCAAGGGCAAAACCGACGCCGAGTATCGGATGAAATTCCCCAAATAG
- the ruvX gene encoding Holliday junction resolvase RuvX, protein MARLVAIDYGAKRTGVAVTDPLQLIATALETVPSQEMLKFLKAYVAKEPVEAFIVGLPKGLDGNDTDNTPRVRKFVTHLQNALPDIPVYWHDERFTSVMALQAMIANGSTKKDRRVKGNIDKVSAAIILQSYMESKK, encoded by the coding sequence ATGGCAAGACTGGTAGCAATTGATTATGGCGCAAAACGCACGGGTGTTGCCGTAACCGACCCCCTTCAGCTGATTGCAACGGCGCTGGAAACGGTACCGTCGCAGGAGATGCTGAAGTTTCTGAAAGCATACGTAGCGAAGGAACCGGTCGAAGCGTTTATCGTTGGCTTGCCCAAAGGCCTCGATGGGAACGACACCGACAACACCCCGCGTGTCCGGAAGTTCGTGACCCATTTGCAGAACGCTTTGCCTGATATTCCGGTTTATTGGCATGATGAACGCTTTACGTCCGTCATGGCCCTGCAAGCCATGATTGCGAACGGCAGCACGAAAAAAGACCGGCGCGTGAAAGGCAACATTGACAAAGTCAGTGCCGCTATCATTTTACAGTCGTACATGGAAAGTAAAAAATAG
- a CDS encoding nucleotidyltransferase family protein — protein sequence MQLATLLLAAGSSSRLGGRPKQLLHQHGTTLVRQMAELALSLDSGPVVVVLGANEELIRQELAGLPLLTPFNPNWTEGLAASLRVGLNALADESINAFLVLLTDQPYVTADLLRQLINARQTTGRGIIASRYAEPAHLGVPALFDRRYIREFLTFTGDVGARKLIRQYPDDCAEVPFPQGSVDLDTPEDVARWQQAVRSKP from the coding sequence ATGCAACTGGCCACGTTACTGTTAGCCGCCGGCAGTTCAAGCCGGCTGGGCGGTCGACCCAAACAATTACTGCATCAGCACGGAACAACGCTGGTCCGGCAAATGGCCGAACTGGCGCTGTCACTGGACAGTGGCCCCGTTGTGGTCGTGCTGGGCGCAAACGAAGAGCTGATAAGACAGGAACTGGCGGGATTACCCCTTCTTACGCCGTTCAATCCTAACTGGACTGAAGGGCTGGCGGCTTCGCTGCGGGTGGGGCTGAACGCCCTGGCCGATGAGTCGATCAACGCGTTTCTTGTTTTACTGACCGATCAGCCCTACGTAACGGCCGATTTACTCCGGCAACTTATAAATGCGCGCCAAACAACGGGTCGGGGTATTATAGCAAGTCGCTATGCCGAACCGGCCCACCTGGGTGTCCCCGCTCTCTTCGATCGCCGGTATATACGGGAATTTCTGACATTCACCGGTGACGTAGGCGCTCGTAAGCTAATCCGTCAGTACCCCGACGACTGTGCAGAAGTTCCTTTCCCGCAGGGGAGCGTCGATCTTGATACGCCAGAGGATGTGGCCAGATGGCAGCAGGCAGTGCGGAGCAAACCCTAA
- a CDS encoding XdhC family protein, whose amino-acid sequence MKEITRILEVYEQVDFASRKAALATVVWVEGSSYRRPGARMLITDDGRWEGAISGGCLEGDALRKARQVMRDGSPIVVTYDTMDDSANSFGVGLGCNGIIDVLIEPIDPTDQQNPVEVLREFVQKRDVRVLATVLKADASTSLMPGTRYVLTEQDTTVPNWLFDTMREVFETGKPQTKPFLLDAGSAEVFIERIDPGIELIIFGAGYDVVPVAKLARELGWQVTVTDDCVAHLSPKRFPVATCVLFADRAAVIDQLTITERTAAVLMSHNFNYDRSVLEALLTTNVPYIGMLGPRKRFDKLQVEFEKAGHFFTANDLDRVHAPIGLDLGAETPDEIALSIIAEVKTFFTKRSGGFLKDKDGPIHERLGFYRSAQPESDTVDNNA is encoded by the coding sequence ATGAAAGAAATAACCCGCATTCTGGAAGTTTATGAGCAGGTTGACTTTGCGAGTCGCAAAGCTGCGCTGGCTACCGTCGTGTGGGTCGAAGGCTCATCATACCGGCGGCCGGGCGCACGCATGCTCATCACCGACGATGGCCGTTGGGAAGGAGCTATCAGTGGCGGTTGTCTCGAAGGAGACGCCCTGCGGAAAGCCCGTCAGGTCATGCGGGATGGTTCGCCCATTGTCGTCACCTACGACACAATGGATGATTCGGCCAACAGCTTCGGCGTTGGGCTTGGCTGCAACGGCATCATCGATGTCCTGATCGAACCCATCGACCCTACCGATCAACAAAACCCCGTTGAAGTACTGCGCGAATTCGTGCAGAAGCGTGATGTCCGCGTGCTGGCCACCGTATTGAAAGCGGATGCATCGACCAGCCTCATGCCCGGTACCCGCTACGTGCTGACCGAGCAGGACACCACCGTTCCCAACTGGCTCTTCGACACGATGCGGGAGGTATTTGAGACCGGAAAACCGCAGACGAAGCCATTTTTACTGGATGCTGGCAGCGCCGAAGTTTTTATTGAGCGTATTGACCCCGGCATCGAGCTTATCATTTTTGGCGCTGGCTACGACGTCGTTCCGGTAGCGAAACTGGCCCGCGAACTGGGGTGGCAGGTGACCGTAACGGACGATTGTGTGGCTCACCTGTCGCCCAAGCGATTTCCGGTTGCCACCTGCGTACTGTTTGCCGACCGGGCCGCCGTTATCGATCAGCTGACTATCACGGAGCGGACGGCCGCGGTGTTGATGTCGCATAATTTTAATTACGATCGGTCCGTCCTGGAAGCGCTGCTCACCACCAACGTACCGTACATTGGTATGCTGGGACCGCGTAAGCGCTTCGATAAGCTGCAGGTTGAGTTCGAAAAAGCCGGTCATTTCTTCACCGCAAACGACCTGGATCGTGTTCATGCCCCCATCGGGCTGGATTTGGGGGCCGAAACGCCCGACGAGATCGCACTGTCGATCATTGCCGAAGTGAAAACTTTCTTTACGAAACGGTCTGGTGGGTTTTTGAAAGATAAGGATGGCCCTATTCACGAGCGGCTTGGCTTTTATCGAAGTGCCCAGCCTGAATCGGACACGGTCGATAATAACGCCTGA
- a CDS encoding xanthine dehydrogenase family protein molybdopterin-binding subunit translates to MSTHVDKTGTSRRGFLKATGLTGVAFALGLSSTDAFASPILNVSSKPGLALPEAAELTPYVIIEKSGRIIIMNPRPEIGQGTYQSVPALIAEELNVSLDKVTIRQTGGEPKYGELWSQAVGGSGSIRGGYTQMRKVGASARDMLRQAASQQWNVPIDECIAENATIVHKPTGKRIPYGQLAETAAKLPVPKEPTLKSPNQFTMLGKSMPRPDVPLKVTGHAMFGIDAKAPIGTVYASVERCPVLGSTLVSFDATKALTVKGVRQAVKVERVVGKNRYEGVAIIADNYWAALQGRKALKVTWNHNGHDTFNSADFEQQLRTLAKTDGVQGHNVGDFDKTFAESPNQVEAFYETPMVSHSTMEPMNALAHYQQAATTPGEKTGDKLELWVSSQGGDLVRDEVAKVLNIPAENITVHMLFSGGGFGRRLTQDFATEAAFLSKTIGKPVKVIWTREDDTQLGPFRPMTFSAMRGALSADGKAVALQHKVIAPSIDATMNETYDKTKPDGTMLEATNEQKYEIPNLNTRYVHAETHVPLTYWRSVTSSTLAFAHECFIDELAHKAGQDPLAFRLAMLTKDSDAKRVLTRLKEVSGWDKPLPAGKGRGIAQWEFFAGLAGQVVEVSSDGKGGVTIDKVYCVIDLGTVVNPDTVQAQVEGSVTMAITAATKDGITFEKGQAVQTNFDANRMVRINEMPPVEVHILADGGPTIKGVGEPGLPPLAPALANAVFAATGKRVRKLPFDLTKV, encoded by the coding sequence ATGAGCACACACGTTGACAAAACCGGCACAAGCCGGCGGGGTTTCCTGAAAGCAACCGGACTAACCGGGGTAGCTTTCGCACTGGGCCTGTCCTCGACCGACGCCTTCGCCAGCCCGATTCTGAACGTCAGTTCTAAACCTGGCCTGGCACTGCCCGAAGCCGCCGAACTCACGCCTTACGTGATTATTGAAAAATCGGGGCGGATCATTATTATGAACCCCCGGCCCGAAATTGGGCAGGGCACATATCAGTCTGTTCCGGCGCTCATTGCCGAAGAACTGAACGTATCACTGGACAAGGTTACCATCCGGCAAACCGGGGGTGAGCCCAAATATGGTGAACTCTGGTCGCAGGCAGTGGGCGGCAGCGGCTCCATCCGGGGTGGCTACACGCAGATGCGCAAAGTGGGTGCGTCGGCACGCGATATGCTTCGGCAGGCTGCCAGCCAGCAGTGGAACGTACCCATCGACGAGTGCATCGCCGAGAACGCGACTATCGTTCATAAACCTACCGGCAAACGAATTCCCTACGGTCAGCTGGCCGAAACAGCCGCCAAACTCCCCGTTCCTAAGGAGCCGACGCTGAAAAGCCCGAATCAGTTTACGATGCTGGGTAAGTCGATGCCCCGGCCCGACGTTCCGTTGAAAGTAACGGGACACGCTATGTTTGGCATCGACGCCAAAGCCCCGATCGGTACGGTGTATGCGTCGGTCGAGCGCTGCCCCGTATTGGGCAGTACGCTGGTCAGCTTCGATGCCACAAAAGCACTGACCGTAAAAGGCGTTCGGCAGGCCGTAAAGGTAGAGCGTGTTGTTGGCAAGAACCGCTACGAGGGCGTCGCCATTATCGCCGACAATTACTGGGCCGCCCTGCAGGGCCGGAAAGCCCTGAAAGTAACGTGGAACCACAACGGCCACGACACGTTCAACTCAGCCGATTTCGAGCAGCAACTGCGTACCCTGGCTAAAACCGACGGGGTGCAGGGCCATAATGTCGGTGACTTTGATAAGACCTTTGCTGAGTCACCCAACCAGGTGGAGGCTTTTTACGAAACGCCCATGGTGAGCCACTCGACGATGGAGCCGATGAATGCCCTGGCTCACTACCAGCAGGCAGCGACGACGCCGGGCGAAAAAACCGGCGACAAACTGGAGCTATGGGTATCTTCGCAGGGTGGCGATCTGGTACGCGACGAAGTGGCCAAGGTGCTCAACATCCCCGCCGAGAACATCACCGTTCACATGCTGTTCAGCGGAGGAGGCTTTGGCCGTCGGCTAACGCAGGATTTTGCAACTGAAGCCGCTTTTCTGTCCAAAACCATCGGTAAACCCGTTAAGGTCATCTGGACCCGGGAAGATGATACGCAGCTCGGCCCTTTCCGACCGATGACGTTCTCGGCTATGCGGGGAGCCCTCTCGGCCGACGGTAAAGCGGTTGCCCTGCAGCATAAAGTCATCGCGCCATCCATTGACGCGACGATGAATGAAACTTACGACAAGACAAAGCCGGATGGTACCATGCTCGAAGCCACCAACGAGCAGAAATACGAAATCCCTAACCTCAACACCCGCTACGTTCATGCCGAAACGCACGTGCCGCTCACCTACTGGCGGTCGGTAACGAGTTCGACGCTGGCGTTTGCCCACGAGTGCTTCATCGATGAACTGGCTCACAAAGCTGGTCAGGACCCGCTGGCGTTCCGGCTGGCGATGCTCACCAAAGACAGCGATGCCAAACGGGTACTGACCAGGCTTAAGGAGGTATCAGGCTGGGACAAGCCACTACCGGCGGGCAAAGGCCGGGGCATTGCCCAGTGGGAGTTCTTTGCCGGGCTGGCCGGTCAGGTGGTCGAAGTATCCAGCGATGGCAAGGGGGGCGTAACGATCGACAAGGTCTACTGCGTCATTGACCTCGGCACCGTTGTCAATCCCGATACCGTGCAGGCGCAGGTAGAAGGGTCGGTGACGATGGCGATTACCGCAGCTACCAAAGACGGGATTACCTTTGAGAAAGGGCAGGCGGTTCAGACGAACTTCGATGCCAACCGGATGGTTCGCATCAATGAGATGCCGCCCGTGGAGGTGCACATTCTGGCCGACGGCGGGCCAACCATCAAAGGGGTGGGTGAACCGGGTCTTCCCCCGCTGGCACCCGCGCTGGCCAATGCGGTATTTGCCGCAACGGGAAAACGCGTGCGCAAACTCCCGTTCGACCTGACCAAGGTGTAA
- a CDS encoding (2Fe-2S)-binding protein translates to MATVKLTINNRPHTLDVDPDMPLLWAIRDVVGLTGTKFGCGIAQCGACTVHLDGTPTRSCSVPVSAVAGQKITTIEGLSKNADHPVQKAWIEHQVPQCGYCQSGQIMSAAALLKQTPKPTDDDIDAAMQGNICRCGTYGRIRKAIHSASAEMASAPKMPKSTPKIGKR, encoded by the coding sequence ATGGCTACGGTAAAACTTACCATCAATAACCGGCCGCATACCCTCGACGTCGATCCCGATATGCCCCTGCTGTGGGCTATTCGGGACGTAGTGGGCCTGACGGGTACTAAATTTGGCTGCGGCATTGCCCAGTGCGGAGCCTGTACCGTTCACCTCGATGGTACCCCGACCCGTTCCTGCAGTGTTCCGGTTTCGGCCGTGGCGGGACAAAAGATTACCACCATTGAGGGCCTTTCCAAAAACGCCGATCATCCCGTTCAGAAAGCGTGGATCGAGCACCAGGTACCCCAGTGCGGTTACTGCCAGTCGGGCCAGATCATGTCGGCAGCCGCCCTGCTGAAACAGACGCCTAAACCAACCGACGACGATATCGACGCAGCCATGCAGGGTAACATTTGCCGCTGCGGCACCTACGGTCGTATTCGAAAAGCTATTCATTCGGCTTCGGCAGAGATGGCTTCGGCGCCTAAAATGCCAAAATCCACGCCTAAAATCGGGAAACGATGA
- a CDS encoding NUDIX domain-containing protein, with protein MPEMNFCPQCASPLVPGQASGRERLICSRPCGYIYYDNPLPVVGAIVEYDDDTVILTQNIGWPAEWFGIVTGFLEKGEEPAEAILREIREEIGLTDARIVSFLGIYTFYQRNEVIFTYHVRASGTIIMDATELQAVKIVPVAKLRPWPFGTGPAVADWLKARTEARQ; from the coding sequence ATGCCCGAAATGAATTTTTGTCCGCAGTGCGCCAGCCCTTTGGTACCGGGGCAGGCAAGTGGTCGAGAACGACTTATCTGTTCCAGACCCTGCGGCTATATTTACTACGACAACCCCCTGCCGGTGGTGGGTGCCATCGTTGAATACGACGATGATACGGTTATTCTGACCCAGAATATCGGCTGGCCCGCCGAATGGTTTGGAATCGTGACGGGTTTTCTGGAAAAGGGGGAAGAACCCGCCGAAGCCATACTGCGCGAAATTCGGGAGGAAATTGGCCTGACCGATGCCCGCATCGTATCGTTTCTGGGTATCTACACCTTCTACCAGCGTAACGAAGTCATTTTTACGTACCACGTGCGGGCGTCGGGTACTATCATTATGGACGCGACTGAGTTGCAGGCGGTAAAGATCGTTCCTGTTGCCAAGCTACGGCCCTGGCCTTTTGGTACGGGGCCGGCGGTGGCCGACTGGTTAAAGGCCCGTACCGAGGCCCGGCAGTAA
- a CDS encoding ketosteroid isomerase-related protein has product MTTHSIATAYYDAFNRKDWPAMLALVDPNVQHDSNQGPTRMGKDIFAQFLKHMDECYDETLTDMVVMDEPTGTRVACEFVVNGTYKKTDGDLPAATGQTYTLPAGSFLTIANGLITRVTTYYNLPLWESLVLGGSN; this is encoded by the coding sequence ATGACCACACATTCGATAGCTACTGCCTACTACGATGCGTTCAACCGGAAAGACTGGCCGGCTATGCTGGCGCTTGTTGACCCCAACGTTCAGCACGACAGCAACCAGGGCCCAACCCGGATGGGAAAGGATATATTCGCTCAGTTCCTGAAACACATGGACGAGTGCTACGACGAAACGCTGACCGATATGGTCGTGATGGACGAGCCAACAGGTACCCGCGTGGCCTGTGAATTTGTCGTTAACGGCACCTACAAAAAAACGGATGGTGACCTGCCCGCTGCTACGGGACAAACCTATACCCTGCCCGCGGGATCGTTTCTGACCATTGCCAATGGACTGATTACCCGCGTAACAACCTACTATAACCTGCCGCTCTGGGAGTCACTGGTGCTGGGTGGGAGCAATTAA
- a CDS encoding GNAT family N-acetyltransferase → MPELTFVSREAQAIRSLRDELAALRMRVFRSFPYLYDGDEAYERAYLETYIRSDRSLLFAVMDGDQMVGATTALPLSDETAEVQAPFLQAGYDLSQVFYFGESILLPEYRGLGLGNRFFDEREAHARRFGTYSLTSFCAVQRPATHPLRPADYRPLDDFWIKRGYSARPDLQTTFVWPDRGETESTGKTMVYWTRPL, encoded by the coding sequence ATGCCGGAGTTGACGTTTGTTTCGCGGGAGGCCCAGGCCATCCGCTCCCTTCGTGATGAATTGGCCGCCCTTCGTATGCGGGTTTTTCGCAGTTTTCCTTACCTGTATGATGGCGACGAGGCCTACGAACGAGCATACCTGGAAACGTATATCCGCTCGGATCGCTCGTTGCTGTTTGCTGTCATGGACGGAGATCAAATGGTAGGGGCCACAACAGCCCTGCCGTTGAGCGACGAAACCGCCGAAGTTCAGGCACCTTTTCTGCAGGCCGGGTATGACCTGAGCCAGGTTTTCTACTTCGGTGAAAGTATCCTGCTGCCAGAATACCGGGGGCTGGGGCTGGGAAACCGCTTCTTCGATGAGCGGGAGGCACACGCCCGGCGGTTCGGTACGTATTCGCTCACCAGCTTTTGTGCGGTGCAGCGCCCGGCCACTCATCCCCTGCGGCCGGCTGACTACCGGCCGCTCGACGATTTCTGGATCAAACGTGGCTACTCAGCCCGCCCTGACCTGCAGACTACGTTCGTCTGGCCTGACCGGGGCGAAACGGAGTCGACGGGGAAGACAATGGTGTACTGGACCCGGCCGCTGTGA
- a CDS encoding Gfo/Idh/MocA family protein has product METTGTAERELGIGVIGMGGFGLFAVQQFVQAPGVRLVAIAGSKREEAIRTAERFGADQLATLDELVNHPDVDIVYIATPPFMHYEQAMLALNAGKNVICEKPLAMNPEQGAEMLALAKEKGLLMVTNLMQRYNPMYARIKQLVDKNLLGDFLHGYFENYAGDEGLSPEHWFWDREKSGGIFIEHGVHFFDMFAGWFGEGTVKAAQLIKRPNSNDIEDQVQATVEYGNDETGRKLVNFYHGFTQTGRMDRQEMRLVFERGDVTLHEWVPTRMVLRCVADEATTRELMLLFPGAQLNVTANISGKDLPLRGRHKAFNAYQQIEIKFGFEQEKQHLYSELLRLMFRDQLSGIKYPATHRIITEENGLRSLETAAEADKMARA; this is encoded by the coding sequence ATGGAAACAACCGGAACCGCAGAACGCGAATTGGGAATAGGGGTCATTGGTATGGGCGGCTTTGGGCTGTTTGCCGTGCAGCAGTTCGTCCAGGCACCGGGCGTCCGGCTGGTAGCCATTGCCGGATCGAAGCGCGAAGAAGCCATCCGAACCGCTGAACGATTTGGCGCCGACCAGCTGGCTACGCTGGACGAACTCGTCAATCATCCCGATGTCGATATCGTGTACATTGCCACTCCGCCGTTCATGCACTACGAACAGGCTATGCTGGCGCTGAATGCGGGCAAGAACGTCATTTGTGAAAAACCGCTGGCTATGAACCCCGAGCAGGGGGCGGAAATGCTGGCCTTGGCAAAGGAAAAAGGATTGCTGATGGTAACCAACCTGATGCAGCGTTATAACCCCATGTATGCCCGGATTAAGCAACTGGTCGATAAAAACCTGCTCGGTGATTTCCTGCACGGCTATTTCGAAAACTATGCCGGTGACGAAGGCCTTTCGCCCGAGCACTGGTTCTGGGATCGGGAAAAAAGCGGGGGTATATTCATTGAACACGGGGTTCACTTCTTCGATATGTTTGCCGGCTGGTTTGGGGAGGGTACGGTGAAGGCCGCCCAGCTTATCAAACGGCCCAACAGCAATGACATCGAAGACCAGGTACAGGCAACGGTTGAGTATGGCAACGACGAAACGGGGCGCAAACTGGTCAATTTCTACCACGGCTTCACCCAAACGGGTCGCATGGACCGGCAGGAGATGCGGCTGGTGTTCGAGCGCGGTGACGTTACACTTCATGAATGGGTGCCTACGCGTATGGTACTCCGCTGCGTAGCCGACGAAGCAACGACCCGTGAACTGATGTTGCTGTTTCCCGGCGCTCAGTTGAACGTGACGGCTAACATTTCGGGTAAGGATTTGCCGTTGCGGGGGCGCCACAAAGCATTTAATGCCTATCAGCAGATCGAAATCAAGTTTGGCTTCGAGCAGGAAAAGCAACACCTCTACAGTGAATTGCTACGGCTAATGTTCCGCGATCAGCTCAGTGGAATCAAATACCCGGCCACCCACCGGATCATTACCGAGGAAAACGGCCTCCGTTCGCTGGAAACAGCCGCTGAAGCGGATAAAATGGCGCGGGCGTAA
- the nagB gene encoding glucosamine-6-phosphate deaminase: MITESPLLESPDGQVPGTSPTGGPIQSAITYEKIPTHIYADAKDASRAVAHEIADLIRQKQSEGKPCVLGLATGSSPKTVYAELIRMHREEGLSFRNVVSFNLDEYYPMEPDSLQSYVRFMKEQLFDHVDIPAGNYHLPDGTVRVDKVGEFARQYEAEIEAAGGLDFQLLGIGGNGHIGFNEPGSLINSHTRLMMLDNSTRAAASVDFGGLPKTPRKAITMGVSSILSARRVVLLAWGERKAPVIRGAVEGLVTELNPASYLQTHPNALFVIDEAAASELTRMKTPWLVDSVEWDNKMKKKAVTYLSLALSKPVLKLTDRDYNDNGMSDLLAQYGQAYDINIDVFNQLQHTITGWPGGKPNADDTNRPERALPATKRCLIFSPHPDDDIISMGGTFQRLVDQGHEVHVGYQTSGNIAVADDEALRFADYVVDFNTKFGIKSPEATRIFQDAAASLREKKDSEMDTPEVRYVKGLIRMGEAKSTCRFVGIPVEQAHFMNMPFYETGTVAKKPLSEEDIKITMALIEEVKPHQIYAAGDLADPHGTHKVCLDAVLEAVRRLKHKNFMKDCWVWLYRGAWAEWDIHEIEMAVPMSPDQVMKKRLGIFKHQSQKDGVVYQGTDSREFWQRAEERNRATAGLYNRLGLAEYEAMEAYVRWRF, translated from the coding sequence ATGATTACGGAGTCTCCTTTACTCGAAAGCCCCGATGGGCAAGTACCGGGCACGTCGCCCACGGGTGGCCCCATTCAGTCGGCCATTACGTACGAAAAAATTCCAACGCACATTTACGCGGATGCCAAAGATGCATCGCGGGCCGTTGCGCACGAAATTGCCGATCTGATCCGGCAAAAACAGAGCGAGGGCAAACCCTGCGTACTAGGACTGGCTACGGGCTCTTCTCCCAAAACGGTCTATGCCGAATTGATTCGGATGCACCGCGAGGAAGGGCTAAGTTTCCGGAACGTGGTATCGTTCAATCTGGACGAATACTATCCCATGGAGCCCGATTCGCTGCAAAGCTACGTCCGGTTCATGAAAGAGCAGTTGTTTGACCACGTTGACATCCCTGCGGGTAACTATCACCTGCCCGATGGTACCGTTCGGGTCGACAAAGTAGGCGAGTTTGCCCGGCAGTACGAAGCCGAAATCGAAGCGGCCGGTGGGCTGGACTTCCAGCTGCTCGGTATCGGCGGTAACGGCCATATCGGGTTCAACGAACCGGGGTCGCTCATCAACTCGCACACCCGCCTGATGATGCTCGACAACTCGACGCGGGCGGCAGCATCGGTTGATTTCGGTGGTCTGCCCAAAACCCCTCGTAAAGCCATTACCATGGGGGTTTCGAGCATTCTGAGTGCCCGGCGCGTGGTGCTGCTGGCCTGGGGTGAGCGCAAGGCACCCGTCATTCGGGGTGCTGTGGAAGGACTGGTTACCGAACTCAATCCCGCTTCATACCTGCAAACCCACCCCAACGCGCTCTTCGTTATCGACGAAGCCGCTGCGTCGGAGCTGACCCGCATGAAAACACCCTGGCTGGTGGATTCGGTGGAGTGGGACAACAAGATGAAGAAAAAGGCCGTAACCTACCTGTCGCTGGCGTTGAGCAAACCGGTTCTGAAACTGACCGACCGCGACTACAACGACAACGGGATGAGCGACCTGCTGGCCCAATACGGTCAGGCCTATGATATCAACATCGACGTATTTAACCAGCTGCAGCATACCATCACGGGCTGGCCCGGCGGCAAACCCAACGCCGATGATACCAACCGCCCCGAGCGGGCGCTGCCGGCTACCAAGCGCTGCCTGATTTTCAGTCCCCACCCCGACGATGATATTATCTCGATGGGCGGCACCTTCCAGCGTCTGGTCGATCAGGGCCACGAGGTGCACGTTGGCTACCAGACATCGGGCAACATTGCCGTGGCTGATGATGAAGCCCTGCGCTTTGCCGACTACGTTGTTGACTTCAACACTAAATTCGGTATCAAAAGCCCCGAAGCAACCCGGATTTTCCAGGACGCTGCGGCCTCCCTGCGGGAGAAGAAAGATTCCGAAATGGATACCCCCGAGGTACGCTACGTAAAAGGGCTGATCCGGATGGGTGAAGCAAAGTCGACCTGCCGGTTTGTGGGTATCCCGGTCGAACAGGCGCACTTTATGAACATGCCGTTCTACGAAACGGGAACGGTGGCCAAGAAGCCGCTCAGCGAAGAAGATATCAAGATTACGATGGCGCTGATCGAAGAAGTGAAGCCCCATCAGATTTATGCGGCCGGTGACCTCGCCGACCCGCATGGTACGCACAAAGTCTGTCTGGATGCCGTGCTCGAAGCTGTGCGCCGGTTGAAGCACAAGAACTTTATGAAAGACTGCTGGGTATGGCTCTACCGCGGAGCCTGGGCCGAGTGGGATATTCACGAAATTGAAATGGCGGTGCCAATGTCGCCCGACCAGGTAATGAAGAAGCGGTTGGGTATTTTCAAACACCAGTCGCAGAAAGACGGAGTAGTATACCAGGGTACCGACTCGCGCGAGTTCTGGCAGCGTGCCGAGGAGCGCAACCGCGCTACGGCTGGCCTCTACAACCGGCTTGGCCTGGCCGAGTACGAAGCCATGGAAGCCTACGTTCGCTGGCGTTTCTAA